A window of the Henckelia pumila isolate YLH828 chromosome 3, ASM3356847v2, whole genome shotgun sequence genome harbors these coding sequences:
- the LOC140889423 gene encoding uncharacterized protein encodes MKFVMDTPYTTSICPPILDGTNYGPWKLKMSMYIQTIDSRAGQRVLDVWTPPMRDDDIPGPKPRAQWTADENTAAIYNAKALNAMFTSVDMNMFNLIGTCTCARDAWEKLKTHCEGLTSVKKTRMRLITSKFEKMRIEESETIMEYNGRLKSLANEASVLGDLISNERLVSKVLRSFLKRFHTKVCAIDESKDTSIVGLDELISSLRTYDMDM; translated from the exons ATGAA GTTTGTTATGGATACTCCGTACACTACATCAATTTGTCCACCTATTTTAGATGGGACAAATTATGGCCCttggaaattgaagatgagcatGTACATTCAAACCATTGATTCCAGGGCCGGGCAACGTGTTCTTGATGTTTGGACACCTCCTATGAGAGATGATGATATACCCGGACCAAAGCCAAGAGCACAATGGACAGCTGATGAAAATACTGCGGCTATTTATAATGCAAAAGCTCTTAATGCTATGTTCACTTCAGTTGATATGAATatgtttaatctaattggtactTGTACTTGTGCAAGAGATGCATGGGAGAAACTAAAAACCCACTGTGAAGGCTTGACAAGTGTTAAGAAAACAAGGATGCGTctcataacttcaaaatttgagaaaatgagAATCGAAGAATCAGAGACCATCATGGAATATAATGGAAGATTGAAGAGTCTTGCAAATGAAGCATCTGTTCTTGGTGATCTTATTTCGAACGAGAGACTTGTGTCCAAAGTGCTTCGTTCTTTTCTCAAAAGATTTCACACCAAAGTTTGTGCTATAGATGAATCCAAAGATACATCTATAGtgggtttggatgagttaaTAAGTTCTCTTCGCACATATGATATGGATATGTAA